The following coding sequences lie in one Pseudomonas svalbardensis genomic window:
- the tolA gene encoding cell envelope integrity protein TolA, which yields MQQMREPSASESYFWPSVLAIVLHVLVFGMLFVSFAFTPELPPAKPIVQATLYQLKSKSQATTQTNQKIAGEAKKSAARQTEVEQMEQKKIEQEAIKAAEQKKEDAAQKAEESKKADETKKAEEAKKADEAKKADEAKKTAEAKKAEEKQLADIAKKKSEEEAKKAAEEEAKKAAAEEAKKKIVEDAKKKAAEDAKKKSEAEDAKKKVAEDAKKKAAADAAKKKSQEAARKSAEDKKAQALADLLSDTPERQQALADEQGDEVAGSFDDLIRARAAEGWARPPSARKGMTVVLQIGMLPDGTLTSVSVAKSSGDGPFDASAVAAVKNIGRLTEMQGMKPSDFAPYRSFKMTFTPEDLAL from the coding sequence ATGCAGCAAATGCGAGAGCCGTCCGCCTCGGAAAGCTACTTCTGGCCTAGTGTCCTGGCGATTGTCTTGCACGTGCTGGTGTTCGGCATGCTGTTCGTCAGTTTTGCCTTCACACCAGAACTGCCGCCGGCCAAGCCGATTGTCCAGGCGACCCTGTATCAACTGAAATCGAAAAGTCAGGCGACCACCCAGACCAATCAGAAGATTGCGGGTGAGGCGAAGAAATCTGCCGCGCGTCAGACCGAAGTCGAACAGATGGAACAGAAAAAGATCGAACAGGAAGCGATCAAGGCCGCGGAACAAAAGAAGGAAGATGCGGCTCAAAAAGCTGAAGAATCCAAAAAGGCCGACGAGACGAAGAAAGCGGAAGAGGCTAAAAAGGCTGATGAAGCCAAGAAAGCCGATGAAGCGAAGAAGACCGCCGAAGCTAAAAAGGCCGAAGAGAAACAATTGGCTGATATAGCCAAGAAGAAGTCTGAAGAAGAAGCCAAGAAAGCAGCTGAAGAAGAGGCCAAGAAAGCGGCCGCTGAAGAAGCGAAGAAAAAGATCGTCGAAGACGCGAAGAAGAAAGCCGCGGAAGACGCCAAGAAAAAATCTGAAGCTGAAGACGCGAAGAAGAAAGTCGCGGAAGACGCGAAGAAGAAAGCTGCTGCCGATGCGGCGAAGAAAAAATCGCAGGAAGCGGCACGTAAATCCGCCGAAGACAAAAAGGCTCAGGCCTTGGCAGATTTGCTTTCCGACACGCCGGAGCGTCAGCAGGCCTTGGCGGATGAGCAGGGTGACGAAGTCGCCGGCAGTTTCGATGATCTGATCCGTGCTCGTGCAGCGGAAGGTTGGGCTCGTCCACCTTCGGCCCGCAAAGGCATGACAGTCGTGTTGCAAATCGGCATGTTGCCGGACGGTACGTTGACTTCGGTCAGCGTGGCCAAGTCCAGTGGCGATGGTCCGTTTGACGCTTCGGCTGTAGCAGCGGTGAAGAACATTGGACGTTTGACAGAAATGCAGGGAATGAAGCCGAGCGATTTCGCTCCGTATCGTTCATTCAAGATGACATTCACACCTGAGGATCTAGCCTTGTGA
- a CDS encoding cold-shock protein: protein MLKIVHLLMGAAALLLSFIPSLRSEAVPYLQQPDALYLAFFGLLNLTLAPVIPYWNKGPRHQLQNLVSALLVLAVVLQTLTLIAPMPVIAGQPAVLFSLVAALIAVLLHLAISFYKSSPAAASPSYDMSNRDTGTVKWFNTSKGFGFISRDSGDDIFVHFRAIRGEGHRVLVEGQRVEFSVMNRDKGLQAEDVIAALPRR from the coding sequence ATGTTGAAAATTGTCCACCTGCTAATGGGCGCAGCAGCCTTGCTGTTGTCCTTCATCCCTAGCCTGCGATCCGAAGCCGTACCTTACCTGCAACAACCTGATGCGCTGTACCTGGCCTTTTTCGGCCTGCTCAACCTCACCCTCGCTCCTGTTATCCCTTACTGGAACAAAGGCCCGCGTCATCAACTGCAAAACCTGGTCAGCGCCCTGCTGGTTCTGGCCGTCGTCCTGCAAACCCTGACGCTGATCGCGCCAATGCCTGTCATTGCCGGTCAACCTGCTGTTCTGTTCAGCCTGGTCGCTGCCCTGATTGCCGTTCTTCTGCACCTGGCCATCAGCTTCTACAAATCTTCACCGGCCGCCGCCTCGCCAAGCTATGACATGAGCAACCGCGATACCGGCACCGTAAAGTGGTTCAACACCTCCAAAGGCTTCGGCTTTATTTCCCGTGATTCCGGCGATGATATTTTCGTGCATTTCCGGGCCATTCGTGGCGAAGGTCATCGTGTTCTGGTCGAAGGCCAGCGCGTGGAGTTCTCCGTCATGAATCGTGACAAAGGCCTGCAAGCCGAAGATGTGATCGCCGCACTGCCGCGCCGCTGA
- the tolR gene encoding protein TolR: MARARKKRKPVAEMNVVPYIDVMLVLLVIFMVTAPMLNQGVKVDLPKVSSEALPQDNNTQVLTISIKADKTYYWNLGSEVDTEKQQDKAMTLPQMTDAVTKIIRAGTEGGKRTQVFIRGDKTVDYGSVMGAMGGLQKAGVGNVGLITEAP, encoded by the coding sequence ATCGCTCGAGCTCGCAAAAAGCGCAAGCCGGTTGCCGAGATGAACGTGGTGCCTTACATCGACGTGATGCTGGTACTGCTGGTCATCTTCATGGTGACCGCACCGATGCTCAATCAGGGCGTGAAAGTTGATCTGCCCAAGGTTTCCAGCGAAGCCTTGCCGCAGGACAACAACACTCAGGTCCTGACCATTTCGATCAAGGCTGACAAGACCTATTACTGGAACCTTGGCAGCGAAGTCGACACTGAAAAGCAACAGGACAAGGCCATGACCTTGCCGCAGATGACTGACGCCGTGACCAAGATCATTCGCGCCGGTACTGAAGGCGGCAAGCGTACCCAAGTGTTCATCCGCGGCGACAAGACCGTTGATTACGGTTCCGTCATGGGCGCTATGGGCGGGTTGCAGAAAGCCGGGGTCGGTAACGTTGGCTTGATTACCGAGGCACCCTGA
- a CDS encoding ribbon-helix-helix domain-containing protein, whose amino-acid sequence MDYEDRRSEGSGGPVKEIRIDPFVSEFDMGLAQPLSRSVRLNGFATCLRLEQVYWDILGDMAKVNSCTVSALLSHVDREVHLRHGGVKNFTGLVRVVCVVHSLKEGGCVAMP is encoded by the coding sequence ATGGATTACGAAGACAGGCGAAGCGAGGGGAGTGGCGGTCCGGTCAAGGAGATAAGGATCGATCCATTTGTCAGTGAATTTGATATGGGCCTGGCCCAGCCTTTATCCCGATCAGTGCGGTTGAATGGCTTTGCAACCTGTTTGCGGCTTGAACAGGTCTATTGGGATATTTTGGGCGACATGGCCAAGGTCAACAGCTGTACGGTCAGTGCGCTGTTGTCCCATGTAGACCGCGAGGTGCATTTGCGTCACGGCGGGGTCAAGAACTTCACCGGGCTGGTGCGGGTTGTGTGCGTCGTGCACAGCCTGAAGGAAGGCGGCTGCGTCGCCATGCCTTAG
- the tolB gene encoding Tol-Pal system beta propeller repeat protein TolB yields the protein MLVVICCMAGIAAADEKNILVTSGSDRATPIAVVPFGNQGGSVLPDDMAEIIGNDLRNSGYYSPIPKQNMISQPSQASEIIFRDFKALGAQYVMVGSIAPAGGRLQVQYALFNVATEQQVLTGSVSGSVDQLRDMSHYIADQSFEKLTGIKGAFSTRLLYVTAERFSEKNTRYTLQRSDYDGARAVTLLQSREPILSPRFAPDGKRIAYVSFEQKRPRIFMQNIDTGRREQITNFEGLNGAPAWSPDGNRLAFVLSKDGNPDIYVMNLGSRQITRVTNGPGINTEPFWGKDGSTIYFTSDRGGKPQIYKTSAGGGGAERVTFIGNYNANPKLSADEKTLVMIHRQEGFTNFKVAAQDLQRGSVKILTDSTLDESPTVAPNGTMVIYATRQQGRGVLMLVSINGRVRLPLPTAQGEVREPSWSPYLN from the coding sequence ATGCTTGTCGTTATCTGCTGCATGGCAGGGATAGCGGCAGCAGATGAAAAAAACATTCTGGTCACCAGCGGCAGTGATCGGGCCACCCCGATTGCAGTCGTTCCGTTCGGCAACCAGGGCGGCAGCGTGCTGCCGGACGACATGGCCGAAATCATCGGTAACGACCTGCGCAACTCGGGTTACTACTCGCCGATTCCAAAACAGAACATGATCAGCCAGCCAAGCCAGGCCAGCGAAATCATCTTCCGTGACTTCAAGGCGCTGGGCGCCCAGTACGTCATGGTCGGCAGCATTGCTCCTGCGGGCGGTCGTCTGCAGGTCCAATACGCACTGTTCAACGTCGCCACCGAGCAGCAAGTGCTGACCGGCAGCGTATCGGGCAGCGTCGATCAACTGCGCGACATGTCGCACTACATCGCGGACCAGTCGTTCGAAAAACTCACCGGTATTAAAGGTGCGTTCTCGACTCGCCTGTTGTACGTGACGGCAGAGCGTTTCTCCGAGAAGAACACTCGCTACACGCTGCAACGTTCGGACTATGACGGTGCCCGTGCTGTGACCCTGCTGCAATCGCGCGAGCCGATCCTGTCGCCGCGTTTCGCACCGGACGGCAAGCGCATCGCTTATGTGTCGTTCGAGCAGAAGCGTCCGCGTATCTTCATGCAGAACATCGACACCGGTCGCCGTGAGCAGATCACCAACTTCGAAGGCCTGAATGGCGCGCCAGCCTGGTCGCCGGATGGCAATCGTCTGGCATTCGTACTGTCGAAAGATGGCAACCCGGACATCTACGTGATGAACCTGGGTTCGCGTCAGATCACTCGTGTCACCAACGGTCCTGGCATCAACACCGAACCGTTCTGGGGTAAAGATGGTTCGACCATCTACTTCACCTCGGACCGTGGCGGCAAGCCACAGATTTACAAAACCAGCGCAGGCGGTGGTGGTGCGGAACGTGTGACCTTTATCGGTAACTACAACGCCAACCCTAAACTTTCGGCTGACGAAAAGACCCTGGTGATGATCCATCGTCAGGAAGGTTTCACTAATTTCAAGGTGGCGGCCCAGGATTTGCAGCGCGGAAGCGTAAAAATCCTCACTGATAGCACTCTGGACGAGTCGCCTACTGTTGCGCCCAACGGCACCATGGTAATCTACGCCACCCGCCAGCAGGGCCGGGGAGTCTTGATGCTCGTGTCCATTAATGGACGCGTAAGGCTCCCGCTTCCTACCGCACAAGGCGAAGTCAGAGAACCTTCCTGGTCCCCTTACCTGAACTGA
- the tolQ gene encoding protein TolQ: protein MEANVVDHSSMWSLVSNASIVVQLVMLILVAASVTSWIMIFQRSNLLRAGRRALESFEERFWSGIDLSKLYRQAGSNPDPDSGVEQIFRAGFKEFSRLRQQPGVDPEAVMEGVARAMRVAISREEEKLEQSLPFLATVGSVSPYIGLFGTVWGIMNSFRGLATAQQATLATVAPGIAEALIATAIGLFAAIPAVIAYNRFAARSETLISRYYTFADEFQAILHRKVHTSEE, encoded by the coding sequence GTGGAAGCTAACGTCGTCGACCATTCCTCCATGTGGAGCCTGGTCAGCAATGCCAGTATCGTGGTGCAACTGGTAATGCTGATCCTGGTAGCCGCATCGGTGACCTCATGGATCATGATCTTTCAGCGCAGCAACCTGCTGCGCGCCGGTCGACGTGCCCTGGAGAGCTTTGAAGAGCGCTTCTGGTCGGGTATCGACCTGTCCAAACTCTACCGTCAGGCCGGCAGCAACCCTGATCCGGATTCGGGCGTAGAGCAGATCTTCCGTGCCGGTTTCAAGGAATTCTCCCGTCTGCGCCAGCAGCCAGGCGTTGATCCGGAAGCGGTCATGGAAGGCGTGGCCCGTGCCATGCGCGTCGCCATTTCCCGCGAAGAAGAAAAGCTCGAGCAGAGCCTGCCGTTCCTTGCGACCGTAGGGTCCGTCAGCCCGTACATCGGTCTGTTCGGTACCGTCTGGGGGATCATGAACTCCTTCCGTGGTCTGGCCACTGCCCAGCAAGCGACGCTGGCGACTGTGGCTCCAGGTATTGCCGAGGCACTGATTGCAACCGCGATCGGTCTGTTCGCCGCCATCCCGGCCGTTATCGCTTACAACCGTTTTGCTGCTCGCAGCGAAACGCTGATCAGCCGCTACTACACCTTCGCCGATGAATTCCAGGCGATCCTGCACCGCAAAGTGCACACCAGCGAAGAATAA
- a CDS encoding FmdB family zinc ribbon protein has translation MPMYDYQCASCGHQLEAIQKISAAPLVDCPACQAPELKKMLSMPGFRLSGTGWYETDFKTGSKKNLAGGDKAD, from the coding sequence ATGCCGATGTACGACTATCAATGTGCTTCCTGTGGTCATCAGTTGGAAGCCATTCAAAAGATCAGCGCAGCACCGCTGGTCGACTGCCCTGCCTGCCAGGCGCCAGAGCTTAAGAAGATGCTGTCCATGCCGGGCTTCCGCCTTAGCGGCACCGGCTGGTACGAAACCGATTTCAAGACCGGTTCCAAGAAGAATCTGGCCGGCGGCGACAAAGCTGACTAG
- the ruvB gene encoding Holliday junction branch migration DNA helicase RuvB: MIEADRLITATPGPRDREEVQDRAIRPVSLAEYIGQPTVREQMELFIQAARGRNESLDHTLIFGPPGLGKTTLANIIAQEMGVSIKSTSGPVLERPGDLAALLTNLEPHDVLFIDEIHRLSPIVEEVLYPAMEDFQLDIMIGEGPAARSIKLDLPPFTLIGATTRAGMLTNPLRDRFGIVQRLEFYNTADLATIVSRSANILGLPLDPEGAFEIARRARGTPRIANRLLRRVRDFAEVRAKGHITKPIADLALNLLDVDERGFDHQDRRLLLTMIEKFDGGPVGVDSLAAAISEERHTIEDVLEPYLIQQGYIMRTPRGRVVTRHAYLHFGLNIPSRLGEMPVVDEFLDAVDDK; the protein is encoded by the coding sequence GTGATTGAAGCTGATCGTCTGATTACCGCCACACCTGGCCCTCGTGACCGCGAAGAAGTCCAGGACCGGGCAATTCGCCCTGTCAGCCTGGCCGAGTACATTGGCCAGCCGACCGTTCGCGAGCAAATGGAGTTGTTCATCCAGGCTGCCCGTGGGCGCAATGAATCCCTGGACCACACGCTGATTTTCGGCCCGCCGGGTCTGGGTAAAACCACCCTGGCCAACATCATCGCCCAGGAAATGGGCGTCTCGATCAAGAGCACTTCGGGCCCTGTGCTTGAGCGCCCGGGTGATCTGGCTGCGCTGCTGACCAATCTTGAGCCGCACGACGTGCTGTTCATCGACGAAATCCATCGGCTCTCGCCGATCGTCGAAGAAGTGCTGTACCCAGCCATGGAAGATTTCCAGCTCGACATCATGATTGGTGAAGGGCCGGCCGCGCGCTCGATCAAGCTTGATCTGCCGCCGTTCACCCTGATCGGTGCAACGACCCGTGCCGGCATGCTGACCAATCCGCTGCGCGACCGTTTCGGCATCGTCCAGCGCCTGGAGTTCTACAACACTGCCGACCTGGCAACGATTGTCAGTCGTTCGGCTAACATCCTCGGCTTGCCGCTGGATCCGGAAGGCGCCTTCGAAATCGCCCGCCGTGCCCGTGGTACGCCGCGGATCGCCAACCGCTTGCTGCGCCGGGTTCGGGATTTCGCCGAAGTTCGCGCCAAAGGCCACATCACCAAACCGATCGCCGACCTGGCCTTGAACCTGCTGGATGTCGACGAGCGTGGCTTCGATCACCAGGATCGACGCCTGTTGTTGACCATGATCGAGAAGTTCGACGGTGGGCCGGTCGGGGTCGATAGCCTCGCCGCAGCCATCAGTGAAGAGCGACACACTATTGAAGACGTGCTGGAGCCGTACCTGATCCAGCAGGGCTACATCATGCGTACGCCGCGGGGGCGAGTGGTGACTCGGCATGCGTACCTGCACTTCGGTTTAAACATCCCGTCACGATTGGGCGAGATGCCCGTGGTAGACGAGTTCCTCGATGCCGTGGACGATAAATAA
- the ruvC gene encoding crossover junction endodeoxyribonuclease RuvC, whose protein sequence is MTLILGIDPGSRITGYGVVRDTGRGCVYVASGCIRTGSGELHERLQIVYRGVREVIQTYGPVTMGIEKVFMARNADSALKLGQARGAAIVAGAEESLEIAEYTATQVKQAVTGTGAANKEQVQMMVMHMLKLTSKPQIDASDALAIAICHAHTRSSLLPHGLGTARSRGGRLRL, encoded by the coding sequence ATGACTTTAATTCTTGGTATCGACCCCGGTTCGCGCATTACCGGTTATGGCGTGGTGCGTGATACCGGGCGTGGTTGCGTGTACGTGGCGTCGGGCTGCATTCGCACAGGTTCCGGCGAGCTGCATGAACGCCTGCAAATCGTCTATCGCGGTGTTCGCGAAGTCATCCAGACCTACGGCCCGGTGACCATGGGCATCGAAAAGGTCTTCATGGCGCGCAACGCCGACTCTGCGCTGAAACTTGGCCAGGCCCGCGGCGCAGCCATCGTTGCCGGGGCGGAAGAAAGCCTGGAAATCGCCGAGTACACGGCGACCCAGGTCAAGCAGGCGGTGACCGGGACCGGCGCGGCGAATAAAGAGCAGGTGCAAATGATGGTCATGCATATGTTGAAACTGACCAGCAAACCGCAGATCGATGCCTCGGACGCCCTGGCCATTGCCATTTGCCATGCTCACACCCGTTCCAGCCTGTTGCCCCATGGCTTGGGTACGGCACGCAGTCGTGGCGGGCGCCTGCGTCTCTGA
- a CDS encoding YebC/PmpR family DNA-binding transcriptional regulator: MAGHSKWANIKHRKERQDAKKGKIFTKWIRELTVAARQGGSDPGSNPRLRLALDKALGANMSRDIIDRAVARGAGAADTDDMVELSYEGYGPGGVAVMVECMTDNRNRTAAAVRHAFSKCGGNLGTDGSVAYLFERKGQISFAPGVDEDALMEAAMEADADDVVTHEDGSIDVFTSFAGFYSVRNALEAAGFKGDDAEIVMLPTTSAELDLEGAEKVLKLIDMLEDLDDVQNVYSNADIPESVAAQLG; encoded by the coding sequence ATGGCGGGTCATTCCAAGTGGGCGAACATCAAGCACCGCAAAGAACGTCAGGATGCCAAGAAGGGCAAGATTTTCACCAAGTGGATTCGTGAACTGACCGTTGCTGCCCGTCAGGGCGGTAGTGATCCGGGTTCCAACCCGCGTTTGCGTCTGGCGCTGGACAAGGCCCTCGGCGCGAACATGAGCCGCGACATCATTGATCGCGCGGTCGCCCGCGGCGCCGGTGCTGCCGACACCGACGACATGGTCGAGCTGAGCTACGAAGGCTACGGCCCGGGCGGCGTGGCGGTGATGGTCGAGTGCATGACCGACAACCGCAATCGCACCGCGGCCGCTGTTCGCCACGCGTTCAGCAAGTGCGGCGGCAACCTCGGTACGGACGGTTCGGTGGCCTATTTGTTCGAGCGCAAGGGGCAGATTTCCTTCGCGCCGGGCGTCGATGAAGATGCGCTGATGGAAGCGGCGATGGAGGCCGATGCCGATGACGTGGTGACCCACGAAGACGGCTCCATCGACGTATTCACCTCGTTCGCCGGTTTCTACTCGGTGCGTAACGCGCTGGAAGCGGCCGGTTTCAAAGGTGATGACGCGGAAATCGTGATGCTGCCGACCACCAGTGCCGAACTGGACCTGGAAGGCGCCGAGAAGGTTCTCAAGCTGATCGACATGCTTGAAGACCTGGATGACGTGCAGAACGTCTATTCCAACGCGGACATTCCTGAGTCGGTAGCCGCACAGCTCGGTTAA
- the aspS gene encoding aspartate--tRNA ligase — translation MMRSHYCGQLNESLEGQEITLCGWVHRRRDHGGVIFLDIRDRDGLAQVVFDPDRAETFAAADRVRSEYVVKVTGKVRLRPAGAGNANMASGMIEVLGYELEVLNEAETPPFPLNEFSDVGEETRLRYRFIDLRRPEMLEKLRLRSRMTTSIRRFLDENGFLDVETPILTRATPEGARDYLVPSRTHAGSFFALPQSPQLFKQLLMVAGFDRYYQIAKCFRDEDLRADRQPEFTQIDIETSFLDEKEIMGITEKMIRNLFKEVLDLEFGDFPHMTFEEAMRRYGSDKPDLRNPLELVDVADQLKEVDFKVFSGPANDPKCRVAALRVPGAASMPRKQIDDYTKFVGIYGAKGLAYIKVNERAKGVEGLQSPIVKNIPEANLNVILDRVGAVDGDIVFFGADKAKIVSEALGALRIKVGNDLNLLTCEWAPMWVVDFPMFEENDDGSFTALHHPFTAPKCTPEELEANPATALSRAYDMVLNGTELGGGSIRIHRKEMQQSVFRLLGISEAEQEEKFGFLLDALKYGAPPHGGLAFGLDRLVMLMTGAQSIREVIAFPKTQSAACVMTQAPGVVDAKALRELHIRLRETPKAE, via the coding sequence ATGATGCGCAGCCATTATTGCGGCCAACTGAACGAAAGCCTGGAAGGCCAGGAAATTACCCTTTGCGGATGGGTTCACCGTCGCCGTGACCACGGTGGGGTGATTTTCCTCGATATCCGTGATCGTGACGGTCTGGCCCAGGTGGTGTTCGACCCGGACCGCGCTGAAACCTTCGCCGCCGCCGATCGCGTGCGCAGCGAATACGTGGTCAAGGTCACCGGCAAGGTTCGCCTGCGTCCGGCCGGTGCCGGCAACGCCAACATGGCGTCGGGCATGATCGAAGTGCTGGGCTACGAGCTGGAAGTATTGAACGAAGCGGAAACCCCGCCGTTCCCGCTCAACGAGTTCTCCGACGTCGGCGAAGAAACCCGCCTGCGTTATCGCTTCATCGACCTGCGTCGTCCGGAAATGCTCGAGAAGCTGCGTCTGCGTTCGCGCATGACCACCAGCATCCGTCGCTTCCTGGACGAGAACGGCTTCCTCGATGTCGAGACGCCGATTCTGACCCGCGCCACGCCAGAAGGCGCTCGCGACTACCTGGTGCCGAGCCGTACTCACGCAGGTAGCTTCTTCGCCTTGCCGCAATCGCCTCAGCTGTTCAAGCAACTGCTGATGGTCGCCGGCTTCGACCGTTACTACCAGATCGCCAAGTGCTTTCGCGACGAAGATCTGCGCGCCGACCGTCAGCCGGAATTCACCCAGATCGACATCGAGACCAGCTTCCTCGATGAAAAAGAGATCATGGGCATCACCGAAAAAATGATCCGCAACCTGTTCAAGGAAGTGCTGGATCTGGAATTCGGCGACTTCCCGCACATGACCTTCGAAGAGGCCATGCGCCGTTACGGTTCCGACAAGCCGGACCTGCGTAACCCGCTGGAACTGGTTGACGTTGCCGATCAACTGAAAGAAGTCGACTTCAAGGTGTTCAGCGGCCCTGCCAACGACCCGAAATGCCGCGTTGCCGCTCTGCGCGTTCCAGGCGCGGCAAGCATGCCGCGCAAGCAGATCGACGACTACACCAAGTTCGTCGGCATCTACGGTGCCAAGGGCCTGGCGTACATCAAGGTCAACGAGCGCGCCAAAGGCGTTGAAGGTCTGCAATCGCCGATCGTCAAGAACATCCCTGAAGCCAACCTCAATGTGATCCTTGATCGCGTTGGCGCGGTTGACGGCGACATCGTGTTCTTCGGTGCCGACAAAGCCAAGATCGTCAGCGAAGCCCTGGGCGCGCTGCGGATCAAGGTCGGTAACGATCTGAACCTGCTGACCTGCGAGTGGGCGCCGATGTGGGTTGTCGACTTCCCGATGTTCGAAGAGAACGACGACGGCAGCTTCACTGCCTTGCACCACCCGTTCACCGCGCCGAAGTGCACCCCGGAAGAACTGGAAGCCAACCCGGCGACCGCTCTGTCCCGTGCCTACGACATGGTCCTGAACGGCACCGAGCTGGGTGGCGGTTCGATCCGTATCCACCGCAAGGAAATGCAGCAGTCGGTATTCCGTCTGCTGGGTATCAGTGAAGCGGAACAGGAAGAGAAATTCGGCTTCCTGCTCGACGCCCTGAAATACGGCGCGCCGCCGCACGGTGGTCTGGCCTTCGGTCTGGACCGTCTGGTGATGCTGATGACCGGCGCCCAGTCGATCCGTGAAGTGATTGCCTTCCCGAAAACCCAGAGCGCCGCTTGCGTCATGACTCAGGCTCCGGGTGTGGTAGATGCCAAGGCACTGCGCGAACTGCATATTCGTCTGCGCGAAACGCCTAAAGCTGAGTAA
- a CDS encoding Dps family protein has translation MAIDIGISEEDRKSIVDGLSRLLSDTYVLYLKTHNFHWNVTGPMFRTLHLMFEEQYNELALAVDSIAERIRALGFPAPGAYSIYARLSSIKEEVGVPSAEDMIKQLVEGQEAVTRTARGIFPLLDKVSDEPTADLLTQRMQVHEKTAWMLRSLLDQ, from the coding sequence ATGGCAATCGATATCGGTATCAGTGAAGAGGATCGCAAGTCCATCGTTGACGGACTTTCGCGTCTGCTGTCGGACACCTATGTGCTGTATTTGAAAACCCATAACTTCCATTGGAATGTCACCGGTCCGATGTTCCGGACCCTGCACTTGATGTTCGAGGAGCAATATAACGAGTTGGCCCTGGCCGTCGATTCGATTGCCGAGCGAATTCGTGCCCTCGGATTTCCTGCTCCGGGTGCCTATTCTATTTATGCGCGCCTTTCTTCCATTAAGGAGGAGGTGGGTGTGCCCAGCGCTGAAGACATGATCAAGCAACTTGTCGAAGGCCAGGAGGCGGTCACGCGTACTGCACGCGGGATTTTTCCATTGCTCGACAAGGTCAGTGACGAGCCAACGGCTGACCTTCTGACCCAGCGTATGCAAGTCCACGAGAAAACCGCGTGGATGCTGCGCTCCCTGCTGGATCAGTAA
- the ybgC gene encoding tol-pal system-associated acyl-CoA thioesterase, with protein MRAQNGLEPFALRCRVYYEDTDAGGIVYYVNYLKFMERARTERLRELGFAQSQLAGEDLLFVVHSSEARYHAPARLDDELLVSAEVIELNRVSLRFKQQVRRATDNALLCEGQFLVACVRTNSLKPRAIPEALRAAFADVSGAGTHSKQEIKRGS; from the coding sequence ATGCGCGCGCAAAACGGGCTTGAGCCTTTCGCACTTCGTTGTCGCGTTTATTACGAGGACACCGATGCGGGCGGCATCGTGTATTACGTTAATTACCTCAAGTTTATGGAACGGGCTCGAACCGAGCGGCTCCGGGAGCTGGGCTTTGCCCAATCCCAGCTTGCAGGTGAGGACCTGTTGTTCGTCGTGCATTCCAGCGAAGCGCGTTACCACGCGCCGGCGCGACTGGACGACGAGCTGCTGGTAAGCGCTGAAGTAATCGAATTGAACCGTGTCAGCCTGCGCTTCAAACAGCAGGTCAGGCGAGCCACGGATAATGCGCTGCTCTGCGAAGGGCAGTTTTTGGTGGCCTGTGTGCGCACTAACAGTTTGAAACCCCGGGCCATTCCCGAAGCTCTACGTGCGGCCTTTGCCGACGTGAGCGGCGCGGGTACACACTCAAAGCAGGAGATAAAGCGTGGAAGCTAA
- the ruvA gene encoding Holliday junction branch migration protein RuvA gives MIGRLRGTLAEKQPPHLILDVNGLGYELEVPMTTLYRLPSVGEPLTLHTHLVVREDAQLLYGFFGKRERDFFRELIRLNGVGPKLALALMSSLEVDELVRCVQSQDTSALTKVPGVGKKTAERLLVELKDRFKAWETVPAMFALVPNQPGGPDAPAPVATAENDAVSALISLGYKPQEASKAISAIKEKGLSSEDMIRRALKGMI, from the coding sequence GTGATTGGACGCTTGCGCGGCACACTGGCTGAGAAACAGCCGCCGCACCTGATTCTGGATGTAAACGGTCTGGGGTATGAACTGGAAGTGCCCATGACCACGCTTTATCGCTTGCCGTCGGTCGGTGAACCGCTGACCTTGCACACCCATTTGGTCGTACGCGAAGACGCGCAGTTACTCTATGGCTTCTTCGGCAAGCGCGAGCGAGACTTTTTTCGCGAGTTGATCCGTCTCAATGGTGTGGGGCCGAAACTGGCCCTGGCCCTGATGTCGAGCCTGGAAGTCGATGAGCTGGTCCGCTGCGTGCAGTCCCAGGACACCTCGGCACTGACCAAGGTGCCGGGCGTGGGCAAGAAGACTGCCGAGCGTTTGTTGGTGGAACTCAAGGATCGCTTCAAGGCCTGGGAAACCGTACCGGCGATGTTCGCTTTGGTACCAAACCAGCCGGGTGGGCCAGATGCGCCAGCTCCGGTCGCCACCGCCGAAAATGACGCGGTCAGCGCGCTGATCTCCCTGGGCTACAAGCCGCAGGAAGCCAGCAAGGCGATTTCTGCGATCAAGGAGAAAGGATTGAGCAGTGAAGACATGATTCGTCGTGCCCTGAAGGGAATGATCTAA